The Lycium barbarum isolate Lr01 chromosome 9, ASM1917538v2, whole genome shotgun sequence genome has a segment encoding these proteins:
- the LOC132609497 gene encoding probable E3 ubiquitin-protein ligase RHG1A, producing MDEYSSKRAGNNGLYVPKRGLRDIADSRDENVQLCSRYGCSSSRFNSMKSPQVRSSTEKPRPLRPSFTSSNGKEVVGSSSCRTSLSSMPNSRKSLKDEKLDSAIRDTGSSKITMTEVGCSSGASSSKPRRLFSPKYSNQNSPVGPTRGTASGAGYIPRNLKCNSSGSDVSPQSCSTTDSRFSRRDMVKRRNSECESTSSSKGKKVSDVIRPTRGISISDSRSSRNFDIREDSRNAVSVRTRRSVNVPRFRDSIRDSSSQPEYPNLGLQSSSQFFSDASSSDSSAYSFPGNDIEDLPAAVSSTSTELGINQLMNRDALQRYNMDGVAQVLVALERMEQDEELTYEQLLVLETNLFLGGLNFYDQHRAMRLDIDNMSYEELLALEERMGSVSTALSEEALSKCLRKSIYHAMPSEIGEFGSNGNEDEVKCTICQEEYVIGDEIGRLECEHGYHVECVKNWLKLKNWCPICKAEAAPS from the exons ATGGATGAATATTCAAGCAAAAGAGCTGGTAATAATGGGCTTTACGTTCCCAAAAGAGGTTTGAGGGACATAGCTGACAGCAGGGATGAAAATGTTCAGTTGTGCTCCCGATATGGATGCAGCAGCAGCCGGTTCAACTCTATGAAGAGCCCGCAAGTTAGAAGTTCAACAGAGAAACCAAGACCGCTGCGGCCTTCTTTCACTTCTTCAAATGGAAAAGAAGTTGTTGGAAGTAGTTCATGTAGGACATCATTGTCTTCAATGCCTAATTCTAGAAAGTCACTCAAGGACGAGAAGTTAGATTCAGCAATTCGAGATACTGGATCAAGTAAAATTACGATGACAGAAGTAGGTTGCTCTAGTGGAGCTTCCAGCAGTAAACCTCGTAGATTATTTAGTCCCAAGTATTCCAATCAAAATAGTCCAGTAGGTCCCACAAGGGGCACTGCTAGTGGGGCTGGATACATACCGAGAAATCTAAAATGCAATTCTTCAGGCTCAGATGTCTCTCCACAGAGTTGTTCGACAACGGATTCAAGATTTAGTAGAAGGGACATGGTAAAAAGAAGAAATTCAGAATGTGAAAGCACTTCATCCTCTAAAGGGAAGAAAGTAAGTGATGTCATTCGTCCGACTCGTGGTATCTCAATTTCTGATTCAAGGAGTAGTAGAAACTTTGATATTAGGGAGGATAGTCGAAATGCTGTATCAGTAAGGACTCGTAGGTCAGTGAATGTGCCTAGGTTTAGGGATTCAATACGAGATTCATCATCTCAGCCCGAATATCCAAATCTCGGTCTGCAGTCATCGAGTCAATTTTTCTCAGATGCCTCTTCAAGTGATTCAAGTGCTTATAGTTTTCCTGGAAATGATATTGAAGATCTTCCCGCTGCAGTGTCCAGCACTTCTACAGAACTTGGCATCAACCAATTAATGAACCGTGATGCCTTGCAGCGATATAACATGGATGGAGTTGCTCAG GTATTGGTGGCACTTGAGAGAATGGAACAAGATGAAGAATTAACATATGAG CAATTACTTGTGTTGGAGACCAACTTGTTTCTTGGTGGACTTAACTTCTACGACCAGCATAGAGCCATGAGGCTGGATATAGACAATATGTCCTATGAG GAATTATTAGCTCTCGAGGAGAGGATGGGGAGTGTTAGCACAGCTCTGTCAGAGGAGGCATTGTCAAAGTGCCTCCGGAAAAGCATTTATCATGCTATGCCTTCAGAAATAGGGGAATTTGGAAGCAATGGGAATGAAGATGAGGTCAAATGCACGATTTGTCAG GAAGAGTATGTGATTGGAGATGAAATAGGAAGGTTGGAATGTGAGCATGGGTATCATGTGGAGTGTGTAAAAAATTGGTTGAAGCTCAAGAATTGGTGTCCTATTTGCAAAGCTGAAGCAGCTCCATCTTAG